From the genome of Gorilla gorilla gorilla isolate KB3781 chromosome 4, NHGRI_mGorGor1-v2.1_pri, whole genome shotgun sequence, one region includes:
- the LOC129533808 gene encoding TBC1 domain family member 3L-like isoform X1, with translation MDVVEVAGSCWAQEREDIIMEYEKGHRAGLSEDNGPKAFGGYNNVDHLGIVHETELPPLTAREVKQIRREIGRKSKWVDMLGAWEKYKSSRKLIDRAYKGMPMNIRGPMWSVLLNIEEMKLKNPGRYQIMKEKGKRSSEHIQRIDRDISGTLRKHIFFKDRYGTKQRELLHILLAYEEYNQEVGYCRDLSHIAALFLLYLPEEDAFWALVQLLASERHSLQGFHSPNGGTVQGLQDQQEHEVATSQPKTMGNQDKKDLRGQRSPLGCLIRLLIDGISLGLTLRLWDVYLVEGEQALMPITRIAFKVQQKRLTKTSSCGLWERFCHRFVDTWARDDDAVLKRLRASMKKVTRKQGDLRPPAKAEQGSSASRPVPASRGGKTLCKGDRQAPPGPPARFPRPIWSASPPRAPRSSTPCPGGAVQEDTYPVGTQGVPSPALAQGGPQGSWRFLQWNSMPRLPMDLDVEGPWFRHYDFRQSCWVRAISQEDQLAPCWQAEHPAERVRSAFAALSHNVGMDFPALQCTQH, from the exons TGAGACGGAGCTGCCTCCTCTGACTGCGCGGGAGGTGAAG CAAATTCGGCGGGAGATCGGCCGAAAGAGCAAGTGGGTGGATATGCTGGGAGCCTGGGAGAAATACAAAAGCAGCAGGAAG CTCATAGATCGAGCGTACAAGGGAATGCCCATGAACATCCGGGGCCCGATGTGGTCAGTCCTCCTGAACATTGAGGAAATGAAGTTGAAAAACCCCGGAAGATACCAG ATCATGAAGGAGAAGGGCAAGAGGTCATCTGAGCACATCCAGCGCATCGACCGGGACATCAGCGGGACATTAAGGAAGCATATATTTTTCAAGGATCGATACGGAACCAA GCAGCGGGAACTGCTCCACATCCTGCTGGCGTATGAGGAGTATAACCAG GAGGTGGGCTACTGCAGGGACCTGAGCCACATCGCCGCCTTGTTCCTCCTCTATCTTCCTGAGGAGGATGCATTCTGGGCGCTGGTGCAGCTGCTGGCCAGTGAGAGGCACTCCCTGCAGG GATTTCACAGCCCAAATGGCGGGACCGTCCAGGGGCTCCAAGACCAACAGGAGCATGAGGTAGCCACGTCACAACCGAAGACCATGGGGAATCAG GACAAGAAAGATCTACGTGGGCAGCGTTCCCCGTTAGGCTGCCTCATCCGGCTATTGATTGACGGG ATCTCTCTCGGGCTCACCCTGCGCCTGTGGGACGTGTATCTGGTAGAAGGCGAACAGGCGTTGATGCCGATAACAAGAATCGCCTTTAAGGTTCAGCAGA AGCGCCTCACGAAGACGTCCAGCTGTGGCCTGTGGGAACGTTTTTGCCACCGGTTCGTTGATACCTGGGCCAGGGATGATGACGCCGTGCTCAAGCGTCTTAGGGCCTCTATGAAGAAAGTAACAAGAAAGCAGGGGGACCTGCGACCCCCAG CCAAAGCCGAGCAAGGGTCGTCGGCATCCAGGCCTGTGCCGGCTTCACGTGGCGGGAAGACCCTCTGCAAGGGGGACAGGCAGGCCCCTCCAGGCCCACCAGCCCGGTTCCCGCGGCCCATTTGGTCAGCTTCCCCGCCACGGGCACCTCGTTCTTCCACACCCTGTCCTGGTGGGGCTGTCCAGGAAGACACCTACCCTGTGGGCACTCAGGGTGTGCCCAGCccggccctggctcagggaggacCTCAGGGTTCCTGGAGATTCCTGCAGTGGAACTCCATGCCCCGCCTCCCAATGGACCTGGACGTAGAGGGCCCTTGGTTCCGCCATTATGATTTCAGACAGAGCTGCTGGGTCCGTGCCATATCCCAGGAGGACCAGCTGGCCCCCTGCTGGCAGGCTGAACACCCTGCGGAGCGGGTGAGATCGGCTTTCGCTGCACTGAGCCACAACGTGGGCATGGACTTCCCGGCCCTGCAGTGCACCCAGCACTGA
- the LOC129533808 gene encoding TBC1 domain family member 3G-like isoform X2 has product MDVVEVAGSCWAQEREDIIMEYEKGHRAGLSEDNGPKAFGGYNNVDHLGIVHETELPPLTAREVKQIRREIGRKSKWVDMLGAWEKYKSSRKLIDRAYKGMPMNIRGPMWSVLLNIEEMKLKNPGRYQIMKEKGKRSSEHIQRIDRDISGTLRKHIFFKDRYGTKQRELLHILLAYEEYNQEVGYCRDLSHIAALFLLYLPEEDAFWALVQLLASERHSLQGFHSPNGGTVQGLQDQQEHEVATSQPKTMGNQDKKDLRGQRSPLGCLIRLLIDGISLGLTLRLWDVYLVEGEQALMPITRIAFKVQQKRLTKTSSCGLWERFCHRFVDTWARDDDAVLKRLRASMKKVTRKQGDLRPPAKAEQGSSASRPVPASRGGKTLCKGDRQAPPGPPARFPRPIWSASPPRAPRSSTPCPGGAVQEDTYPVGTQGVPSPALAQGGPQGSWRFLQWNSMPRLPMDLDVEGPWFRHYDFRQSCWVRAISQEDQLAPCWQAEHPAERVRSAFAAPSTDSNQGAPFGARDEQQCAPTSGPCLCGLHLESSQFPPGF; this is encoded by the exons TGAGACGGAGCTGCCTCCTCTGACTGCGCGGGAGGTGAAG CAAATTCGGCGGGAGATCGGCCGAAAGAGCAAGTGGGTGGATATGCTGGGAGCCTGGGAGAAATACAAAAGCAGCAGGAAG CTCATAGATCGAGCGTACAAGGGAATGCCCATGAACATCCGGGGCCCGATGTGGTCAGTCCTCCTGAACATTGAGGAAATGAAGTTGAAAAACCCCGGAAGATACCAG ATCATGAAGGAGAAGGGCAAGAGGTCATCTGAGCACATCCAGCGCATCGACCGGGACATCAGCGGGACATTAAGGAAGCATATATTTTTCAAGGATCGATACGGAACCAA GCAGCGGGAACTGCTCCACATCCTGCTGGCGTATGAGGAGTATAACCAG GAGGTGGGCTACTGCAGGGACCTGAGCCACATCGCCGCCTTGTTCCTCCTCTATCTTCCTGAGGAGGATGCATTCTGGGCGCTGGTGCAGCTGCTGGCCAGTGAGAGGCACTCCCTGCAGG GATTTCACAGCCCAAATGGCGGGACCGTCCAGGGGCTCCAAGACCAACAGGAGCATGAGGTAGCCACGTCACAACCGAAGACCATGGGGAATCAG GACAAGAAAGATCTACGTGGGCAGCGTTCCCCGTTAGGCTGCCTCATCCGGCTATTGATTGACGGG ATCTCTCTCGGGCTCACCCTGCGCCTGTGGGACGTGTATCTGGTAGAAGGCGAACAGGCGTTGATGCCGATAACAAGAATCGCCTTTAAGGTTCAGCAGA AGCGCCTCACGAAGACGTCCAGCTGTGGCCTGTGGGAACGTTTTTGCCACCGGTTCGTTGATACCTGGGCCAGGGATGATGACGCCGTGCTCAAGCGTCTTAGGGCCTCTATGAAGAAAGTAACAAGAAAGCAGGGGGACCTGCGACCCCCAG CCAAAGCCGAGCAAGGGTCGTCGGCATCCAGGCCTGTGCCGGCTTCACGTGGCGGGAAGACCCTCTGCAAGGGGGACAGGCAGGCCCCTCCAGGCCCACCAGCCCGGTTCCCGCGGCCCATTTGGTCAGCTTCCCCGCCACGGGCACCTCGTTCTTCCACACCCTGTCCTGGTGGGGCTGTCCAGGAAGACACCTACCCTGTGGGCACTCAGGGTGTGCCCAGCccggccctggctcagggaggacCTCAGGGTTCCTGGAGATTCCTGCAGTGGAACTCCATGCCCCGCCTCCCAATGGACCTGGACGTAGAGGGCCCTTGGTTCCGCCATTATGATTTCAGACAGAGCTGCTGGGTCCGTGCCATATCCCAGGAGGACCAGCTGGCCCCCTGCTGGCAGGCTGAACACCCTGCGGAGCGGGTGAGATCGGCTTTCGC TGCACCCAGCACTGATTCCAACCAGGGCGCCCCCTTCGGAGCTAGGGACGAACAGCAGTGTGCTCCCACCTCGGGGCCTTGCCTCTGCGGCCTCCACTTGGAAAGTTCTCAGTTCCCTCCAGGCTTCTAG